One segment of Natronosalvus halobius DNA contains the following:
- a CDS encoding PQQ-like beta-propeller repeat protein produces the protein MTRSTRRAVLLGLGTISLAGCLSDSDEKPGDGTGVYDPGTGGNETTDGQNGSESGGENTDSLEDLAPVWTYEVGTWLDTAVDGVVYGREDFMHGSGGFVALEAETGDRLWAYGEANGYSSFTRPLVDDGLYAGYGDDAIGSGSGRLHALDLDGTERWTLDTGSVYHQPRLWNGTIYVGSDDGNVWAVDAESGDTVWSKSVDGEDDHPVDPRVEAVADGVVYVTKYGEFLAFEADTGDEQWHHDLGDDRVRTFHLADDGDGTTDPEAIYYSTYDAVGRLTNGESDWTTTLESAVAVHALEDDSLVVTFGYAIGVLDPADGNLRWSIEREEKGSLALTADGILLATDENEVSLRSLDGSERWTTPIENEIERLYPAQDALYVVTETGLVRLTRAGEIEATASIPDVRSLVVDDLVIVGAREKTYGLERSLE, from the coding sequence ATGACACGATCGACGCGCCGAGCGGTTTTACTCGGGCTGGGGACGATTTCACTGGCCGGCTGTCTGAGCGATAGCGACGAAAAACCCGGGGACGGAACCGGCGTATACGATCCAGGAACCGGTGGGAACGAGACGACGGATGGCCAGAACGGCAGTGAATCCGGCGGCGAAAATACCGACTCTCTCGAGGACCTGGCTCCGGTTTGGACGTACGAGGTAGGCACGTGGCTCGACACTGCGGTCGACGGCGTCGTTTACGGGCGGGAAGACTTTATGCACGGAAGCGGTGGCTTCGTCGCCCTCGAGGCCGAAACTGGAGACCGTCTATGGGCCTATGGTGAGGCGAACGGGTACTCTTCGTTCACTCGTCCGCTCGTCGACGACGGTCTCTACGCTGGCTACGGTGACGACGCGATAGGAAGTGGTAGTGGCCGACTCCACGCGCTCGATCTCGACGGCACTGAACGCTGGACGCTCGATACCGGAAGCGTCTATCACCAGCCCCGCCTGTGGAACGGGACAATCTACGTCGGGAGCGACGACGGGAACGTGTGGGCCGTCGACGCCGAGAGCGGAGACACTGTCTGGTCGAAATCCGTCGATGGGGAGGACGATCACCCGGTCGATCCTCGCGTCGAGGCCGTCGCGGACGGTGTCGTCTACGTCACGAAGTACGGCGAGTTCCTGGCCTTCGAGGCCGACACTGGCGACGAACAGTGGCACCACGACCTCGGTGATGACCGAGTGCGGACGTTTCACCTCGCTGATGACGGCGACGGAACCACCGATCCGGAAGCGATCTACTACAGCACCTACGACGCCGTGGGACGACTCACAAACGGCGAATCCGACTGGACGACGACACTCGAGAGTGCTGTCGCAGTCCACGCGCTCGAGGACGATTCCCTGGTCGTGACGTTCGGCTACGCGATAGGCGTACTCGACCCCGCGGATGGAAACCTCCGGTGGTCGATCGAACGAGAAGAGAAGGGTTCCCTCGCCCTGACCGCAGACGGCATACTCCTCGCCACGGACGAAAACGAGGTTAGTCTCCGAAGCCTCGACGGGAGCGAGCGATGGACGACGCCGATCGAGAACGAGATCGAGCGGCTGTACCCTGCCCAGGATGCGCTGTACGTCGTGACCGAAACCGGACTCGTTCGACTGACTCGAGCGGGCGAAATTGAGGCTACTGCGTCGATTCCCGACGTCAGGAGCCTGGTCGTCGACGACCTCGTGATCGTCGGCGCGCGAGAGAAGACCTACGGACTCGAGCGGAGTCTCGAGTAA
- a CDS encoding translation initiation factor eIF-1A yields MSEEHQRRNLRMPNDDEVFAVVTEHLGGNHVRLQCEDGKTRLGRIPGRMKYRTWINEDDIVVAEPWDWQDEKATIEWRYTGQDADQLRREGHID; encoded by the coding sequence GTGAGCGAAGAACACCAACGACGCAATTTGCGGATGCCCAACGATGACGAAGTGTTCGCCGTGGTCACCGAACACCTCGGCGGCAACCACGTCCGACTCCAGTGTGAGGACGGCAAGACCCGTCTCGGCCGTATTCCCGGCCGTATGAAGTACCGGACCTGGATCAACGAGGACGACATCGTCGTCGCCGAACCCTGGGACTGGCAGGACGAGAAGGCGACGATCGAGTGGCGCTACACCGGCCAGGACGCCGACCAGCTGCGCCGCGAAGGGCACATCGACTGA
- the glmU gene encoding bifunctional sugar-1-phosphate nucleotidylyltransferase/acetyltransferase: MKAVILAAGEGTRIRPLSGELPKPMLPVADRPLLGHTVDTAIDAGADEIVLVIGYEADAVRSHFGTEYRSTPIRYAVQESQEGTAHAVNAARDHLEGPFAVLNGDNLYDQAAIDELFTRCPAVCAIEVEEPQHYGVLSTDDESVTDIVEKPENPPTNLANAGAYAFPAEAKAWLEVPESERGEYEITDVLATVIDEFDVTPVVVDRWLDVGRPWELLEANEWKLGELDPRIDGDVSEDAVLEGPVVVEEGAKIRAGVVIEGPALIREGATVGPNAYIRGSTLVGEGAKVGHAVEVKNSVLSAGATVGHLSYVGDSVLGENVNFGAGTNVANLRHDGEDVRFTVKGERVSTGRRKFGVVAGDEVKTGINTSLTPGLKLSAGATSYPGETVDRDR, encoded by the coding sequence ATGAAAGCCGTGATTCTCGCTGCTGGAGAGGGGACCCGGATTCGTCCGCTCTCGGGCGAGTTGCCGAAACCGATGCTCCCGGTTGCCGATCGCCCGCTACTCGGCCACACCGTCGATACCGCCATCGACGCCGGAGCCGACGAAATCGTTCTGGTAATCGGGTACGAGGCCGATGCGGTCCGCTCGCATTTCGGCACGGAGTACCGTTCGACGCCGATTCGCTACGCCGTCCAGGAGTCCCAGGAGGGAACTGCCCACGCTGTCAACGCGGCGCGCGATCACCTCGAGGGTCCCTTCGCCGTCCTCAACGGGGACAACCTCTACGATCAGGCGGCCATCGACGAATTATTCACTCGCTGTCCTGCCGTCTGTGCGATCGAAGTCGAGGAACCCCAGCACTACGGCGTGCTCAGCACCGACGACGAGAGCGTCACGGACATCGTCGAAAAGCCGGAGAACCCGCCCACCAACCTCGCCAACGCCGGGGCTTACGCCTTCCCCGCCGAGGCGAAAGCGTGGCTCGAGGTCCCCGAGAGCGAGCGCGGCGAGTACGAGATCACGGACGTGCTTGCGACCGTAATCGACGAGTTCGACGTCACGCCCGTGGTCGTCGACCGCTGGCTCGACGTCGGCCGCCCGTGGGAGTTGCTCGAGGCCAACGAGTGGAAACTCGGCGAACTCGATCCCCGGATCGACGGCGACGTGAGTGAGGACGCCGTGCTCGAGGGGCCGGTCGTGGTCGAGGAGGGCGCGAAGATCCGCGCCGGCGTCGTGATCGAGGGGCCGGCACTGATCCGCGAGGGGGCAACCGTGGGTCCGAACGCCTACATTCGCGGCTCGACGCTCGTCGGCGAGGGCGCGAAAGTCGGCCACGCAGTCGAGGTGAAAAACAGCGTCCTCTCGGCGGGAGCGACCGTGGGTCACCTCTCGTACGTGGGCGACAGCGTCCTCGGGGAGAACGTGAACTTCGGTGCCGGGACGAACGTCGCGAACCTGCGCCACGACGGCGAGGATGTCCGGTTCACCGTAAAAGGAGAGCGCGTCTCAACCGGTCGCCGAAAGTTCGGCGTCGTCGCGGGTGACGAGGTCAAAACGGGTATCAACACCAGCCTGACACCGGGGTTGAAGCTCTCCGCTGGTGCCACGAGCTATCCTGGAGAGACCGTCGACCGGGATCGATAA
- a CDS encoding DUF7563 family protein, with protein sequence MSTEPTQWTPMASREAATTTTPECLNCGNRVTRQFARVFGDNRDDVHACPDCSTYREMKTADFIPEDRR encoded by the coding sequence ATGTCGACTGAACCAACGCAGTGGACCCCGATGGCGTCTCGAGAGGCGGCGACCACGACTACACCCGAGTGCCTGAACTGTGGCAACCGGGTGACCCGGCAGTTCGCCCGCGTGTTCGGCGACAACCGAGACGACGTCCACGCGTGCCCGGACTGTTCGACCTACCGCGAGATGAAGACGGCCGATTTCATCCCCGAAGATCGGCGCTGA
- a CDS encoding deoxyhypusine synthase produces the protein MTGDEAPDHDHGHDHGHDHDGRDAEHEADYHEPERETFAHDPVGHAEVRSGMSVDDLASQYGRAGVGAANLHEAIDVTSAMFDDDVTVFFGLAGAMVPTGMRKIVSDLVRDGYVDALVTTGANLTHDSIEAIGGKHHHGAVHTEGKTEREHDESLREEGVDRIYNVYLPQEHFAEFESHLREEVFPVLESECEDEGSVSIERLTRELGRANADVNERDGVEEDPGLAAAAYENDVPIYCPAVQDSVLGLQAWMYSQTTAFSLDALGDMTGLTDLAFEADEAGAFVVGGGVPKNFTLQTMLVTPRAYDYAVQLTMDPPQTGGLSGATLDEARSWGKLEPEAQNVSVYADATITLPLVVAAARDRVE, from the coding sequence ATGACTGGCGACGAGGCCCCCGACCACGATCACGGTCACGACCATGGTCACGATCACGACGGTCGTGACGCGGAACACGAGGCCGACTACCACGAACCCGAACGAGAGACATTCGCCCACGACCCCGTCGGCCACGCCGAAGTCCGTTCCGGGATGTCCGTCGACGACCTCGCGAGCCAGTACGGGCGCGCGGGCGTCGGTGCGGCGAACCTCCACGAGGCAATCGACGTCACGAGCGCCATGTTCGACGACGACGTCACCGTCTTCTTCGGCCTCGCGGGCGCGATGGTTCCGACAGGGATGCGCAAAATCGTCTCTGACCTCGTTCGCGACGGGTACGTCGACGCCCTGGTGACGACCGGGGCAAACCTCACCCACGATTCGATCGAGGCCATCGGCGGCAAACACCATCACGGTGCCGTCCACACGGAGGGCAAGACCGAACGCGAACACGACGAAAGCCTTCGGGAGGAGGGTGTCGACCGAATCTACAACGTCTACCTCCCCCAGGAACACTTCGCGGAGTTCGAGAGCCACCTCCGCGAAGAGGTCTTTCCCGTTCTCGAGTCCGAGTGCGAAGACGAAGGGTCGGTCTCGATCGAACGGCTGACCCGCGAACTCGGTCGGGCGAACGCGGACGTGAACGAGCGAGACGGCGTCGAGGAGGATCCCGGTCTCGCGGCGGCGGCCTACGAGAACGACGTACCGATCTACTGTCCCGCGGTCCAGGATTCGGTGCTGGGACTCCAGGCCTGGATGTACTCCCAGACGACTGCCTTCTCACTCGACGCGCTGGGGGACATGACCGGCCTGACGGACCTCGCGTTCGAGGCGGACGAGGCCGGCGCGTTCGTCGTCGGTGGCGGGGTGCCGAAGAACTTCACCCTCCAGACGATGCTGGTCACCCCGCGAGCCTACGACTACGCCGTTCAACTGACGATGGACCCGCCCCAGACCGGCGGACTCTCCGGGGCGACCCTCGACGAAGCCAGGTCGTGGGGGAAACTCGAGCCAGAGGCTCAAAATGTGTCGGTGTACGCTGACGCGACCATTACGCTGCCGCTGGTCGTGGCGGCGGCGCGCGATCGCGTCGAATAA
- a CDS encoding Nif3-like dinuclear metal center hexameric protein, whose translation MDLTTLVDRFDAELRTADFADLDASANGLQVGPEEQTVERVAFAVDAARETIDAAADAGADVLVTHHGLSWGGFERVTGRTYDRLESLIEHDLALYVSHLPLDGHQELGNAAGVADVLDLEECRPFGAYGPEYIGQRGRAAESYAPEELRGTLESALETGGQPVQLLEFGPDEIENVAIVTGSGVDWLEEAVDAGADALVTGEGKQQVYHEAKEAGVHVVLAGHYATETFGVRSLQELVEEWGLETTFLEAPTGL comes from the coding sequence ATGGACCTCACCACGCTCGTCGACCGCTTCGACGCGGAACTCAGAACCGCGGACTTCGCCGACCTGGACGCCAGCGCAAACGGCCTCCAGGTCGGCCCCGAGGAACAGACGGTCGAGCGCGTCGCCTTCGCCGTCGACGCCGCTCGAGAGACGATCGACGCTGCCGCAGACGCGGGCGCGGACGTACTCGTCACTCACCACGGTCTCTCCTGGGGCGGGTTCGAGCGCGTCACCGGACGGACCTACGACCGCCTCGAGTCCCTGATCGAGCACGATCTGGCGCTCTACGTCTCCCACCTCCCCCTGGACGGCCACCAGGAACTGGGGAACGCCGCCGGCGTGGCCGACGTGCTCGACCTCGAGGAGTGCCGACCGTTCGGCGCATACGGGCCGGAGTACATCGGCCAGCGAGGGCGCGCGGCCGAGTCGTACGCGCCAGAGGAGCTCCGAGGGACGCTCGAGTCGGCCCTCGAGACCGGCGGACAGCCGGTACAACTTCTCGAATTTGGTCCCGACGAAATCGAGAACGTCGCCATCGTCACCGGATCCGGCGTCGACTGGCTCGAGGAGGCTGTCGATGCCGGCGCCGACGCACTCGTCACCGGCGAAGGGAAACAGCAGGTCTACCACGAGGCGAAGGAAGCGGGAGTACACGTCGTCCTGGCTGGACACTACGCCACCGAGACGTTCGGCGTCCGGTCGTTGCAGGAACTGGTCGAGGAGTGGGGCCTCGAGACGACCTTCCTGGAGGCGCCGACTGGGCTGTGA
- a CDS encoding AN1-type zinc finger domain-containing protein yields MTRCHVCHEPLNLPNDCTYCGEYYCSEHRLPENHNCPNLDQVRTLGPEFRETTVQPANGDGVLTPLRIGVGILVLAILVATFVLFL; encoded by the coding sequence TCGTTGCCACGTGTGCCACGAACCGCTGAATCTTCCGAACGATTGCACCTACTGTGGCGAATACTACTGTAGCGAACACCGTCTTCCCGAGAACCACAACTGCCCGAACCTGGACCAGGTTCGTACCCTCGGACCGGAGTTTCGTGAGACGACGGTTCAACCTGCGAACGGAGACGGCGTTCTCACGCCGCTGCGGATCGGTGTTGGGATACTAGTTCTCGCGATACTCGTCGCAACGTTCGTGTTGTTCCTCTGA